tttgttttttgttaCCCATTAGTAGGGTGTGACTTGAGCCAATGTATTGTGTGCagcccatttatttatttgtttgtttttaatagCCCATTAGTAAGTGTGGCTTGAGCCAATGTATTGTGGTCAACCCACTATGAAGGAGCTCGGATTTACTTACATTGGTAGACAGCCATTGCAAGTGTACCTTGAATCAATATCAATGTAATGTGGTGAGCCTTTTTCCCTATTTTCAATTTGAGATCGATTCAGCCCATCAGAGGGTGTGGCTTAAGTCAATGCATTATGGTCAGccttttttcctatttttaagtTGGGATTGATCCAGCCCATTAGAGGGCGTGGCATAGCCGTGTAAGTCAATGTATTGTGGTCAGCCCACCGTGAAGAGGCTTTGAATTTACTTACATTGGTAGGGGGTCACTACCAACGCACCTTGAGTCAACGTAGACAATGAGTGGTGGGTAGCCCATTACTAAGTGGCTAACATTTCATTGGCCGCCCATTATTAACCATACTTAAGTCATGTATGGCGGCAGCCCATTATCAAGTTGCTCAAATTTgacccccccttttttttttatcttcttattttttataataagtttGTTCAAATTCAACTATCTACATTTTCTGGCGAGCCCTTCttatttcaacaaattttccataaaaaatatctttttaaaatctttctaaCACCTTTTACAAGTTTGTAAAgtttttcaatatatttctattaaataatttatttttaaatcttcattttaatttccttattttggattaattttaatttatttattaaaaaattgttaacttCTTAAATTCATTGGATAatattcataaaaaagaaataaaaaaccaacaaaaaatagtaattaaaagaattaatttgataaaaatgattaaatgatACCTCGATTTGTGAACCTAActcttttaatgtttttacttgaaaaataaccaattttttattaaaataaatatattttattattttaagtatttatatgtgaaatataaaaaaaatgattatttttacaaaaaaataataaaagtatttttgtcaatagaaggttaaattttaaaatttgaattttcaataactattttaatcaaataacggATGAAGTAGAAAATGCTTTacttattaaaatagaaaaaaaaaataaaaaataaaaggaaaatgtgagaaGCTTGATTTTAGGCATAAATACCAACGtgatatttaaaattctattaataatcctttgataattttttcaaattttatattaataatcctttgataattttttcaaatatggcataattttaaatagaagCTTGTAAGTTGTAACATCAAGAATCCGTACTGAATACTTCAAGCTGGGTATGTATTTGGATTTTTGTATATATCTTGTTacataagaaataattttgGTAGGGCCGTCTGTTGAATAGCAAAGCATGCACCCCAAACCGACGTCTATgcttttgataattaaattattcaacTCTTTTACATACTTCAATTGGTTGTAGGGGTTTGGGATACTCCTTAAATTGAAAGTACTTAAATACAATGAATACTATCCCCTTCCTTTCCAGGGAATTACCCAGAATTGCCATTcaccttttatataaaataaaaattagaaattcaCGAAACTTTATTCTTTATATCAACTAACATCtccaatataaaattaaaaaaaaaaaacttttaaaattaaaaaaaaaaaaactatctatgaatttttaaattaaaaaagaaaaagaaaaataaaaagtaccaGATTTAGTCAGAAACATCTTTAGCAAAAGGCGGAGGTCATCGTATCATTGGCCGCCGACGGAATCGCAAAGTGCCAAAGCCTCCCTTCAGCCTTCACCAAATTCTTTTTACACAGAAACTCTTCAGCATACACCTTCTCGATCCTCCTGTTAACGTCGTGAAGAAATACGTGAGTTACGCCCTGGCGTTTTCTCGCCCTCGCCATAACCGCCGCCGTAAAGATCGCTCCCATCCTCCCAGGCGCCTCGGGAAAATATCCCCTCGGCGCATCTATCATTATCAAATCCCACTCCGTATCGTACACCTCCTCCGGCAAACCGGTCAGCGCTAACCTACACGCAGTGTTGTCCCGGAGGCGGACGTCAGGGGGCAAGCAAGCGGGTTCCGATTTGTAGGAGCCGAGAAGCTGATCCGCCTCGGCGAGGTGCGTACGATAGCGGACGGTGTGGGCTAGCAGGTTAGGGGCTTGTTTTAGTACAGTCTGAACCCACTTGGGATCTTCTTCGAGGAAGATGGTGGTGCCTTTTGGGTTGAAGGAGGACCACATAACAGAATCGTGGCCGAGCCCGTAGACCAAGAAGTTGCAGGGAGCGAGAGATTGGAGGACGTCGAACGAGACTCTGATCTCCGCCAGAGATTGCTGCGGAACCACTCTAGATGTTGCGTAATGGAGAATGGCGATGAGCTGCGTCTGCGCCACTGAGTCATCGGAGTGGTCGGGTCTCGTATAAGCGCCGGAGAGGGAACACAAGAGAGAGTTGCTGGACGTTCGGCCGAAGCTGTTGATGAGAATAGCCGCGCCGATCATACCGCCAATCACTACGGTGAGTAGCCACGGCCTCTCGAAAAGAACTCGGCGATTCTTCAtctctccctctttctctctctctcaaaactGTAGAGATGAGAATAAGAGAAATCTCCAAATCTTTTAGTCTTTGGGGgtgttaatataaaatatttagatatataatAACAGAAAGAGATAATAATCCCTAATTAGAGTGGACCACCCTCTTGTAAACTACAGTTTCAAATTATAATTGTGATTAGATGACGTCACCCTCTCAAATGGCTTCCTAAGAATCTCTCTCCTTCTACTttgtcaaaataataaaatgtaatCTCCCTTATTTTCcgctaaaatcaaaatataaaattaattattaaacaaaattagataaataatatcTACGTGGATATAGAAAGATagcacaattttttctttatttttggatgatttttattataaaagacaATGATAATGATTTcctaaataatttgtatatattaaactttttctataattgtaattttttcCTATTACATTTCTAATAATGACTGGGCGTGAGATTGAATTAGCCTGTACCATTAATTGCCCTAGTACCTGCAGATGTCTTCACCATCTGCAACAGCCATGTCACCCACCGCAATTGTTGCAGCATCCTCTCTGTATAATATCAGGATGGCCATTGGTGCCATTACATGTCCTTAATGGGACTTTCTGCTCTGCTCTTTCACCCCTGCGATGGGGCCATTCTGCATCTTTCTACTTCTTTTACAAACTTGGATTTTGTGACATTTATTGAATCCATTCTTTAAAAGATTTGTCTTACAAGTTGCAACTTCTGGGTATTTCAATtctctttcaaaaaatttattactattttccTATATTTAAATCAGAGAAGGAAGTGGTCAAACGCAGGGCATGTCTTTTGGTCATATCACTCATTCTATGATCATCTCAAACGTGAGCTAAAATGCCAAGAAGACGACAAAACGacatggaatttttttaatataagaaggATTTATAATTGTCCATCATGATTAAAAAATGTCTCATCCATCACTAAACCAATTGTTCTCAGCTTGGTTTTGGTGCCACGAGAGATTGGAATATATTCTACTGGGAAGAAGAACAACTAACAAGAAGGGATGATGTCATGGTCCAAGTGTTGGTTAAGTCCTAAACAAATCCAAATACTCACTGATTGTTGAGATGAAAAATGCTTTTCTATACAAAGATTCTCCTTTTGGCATTCCACAAATGTTGTTGTGCATTTATGTTTCAATAGTTAGATGTCTGTCCTCAATGGGCCAGGTAAAGTTTGGAAGACTAATCTAGCTGAttccctctttttctttctttattagaatttgagtgtgcatttcattttagaaatttgaattttttatttctctaaaaTGGCAGAGAATCAAATTGTAGGGctcttttccctcttttttcacctagaaaatgtgaaggaaaggTGGGAAAGTAATTTGGATATGGTGGGTGAGTTCCCTCCCAGACCCAACAAAATGGCCCACCAACACATGGACTTGGTTCTAAAGGGGCTAAGCCATGAAGACATTACGATCATATGTAGATCTCATCCAAGGGAATGCATTGCCTTTATTTTTTGCTCGGTTCTTCAGTGAACATCAAAGTTAGAAGGTCTTTGTAGCTTGGGTGTTGAGCGTGGGAGAGGCCCTTTTGAGTTTCAGATGCTGGGTTGCGATCTGAAATGCCTCAGCTGACAACAACTTCCTCCTACATAATTTGCAGGCGAGTGCTACTACTTGACACTGGAGGGTACACCTAATTTGTATTCTTACAGGCGGTGAGCACTGTTTGGCAGTTTACTCTGATTGCTCTTCCTAAATTCCACTCTGGTTGCTCTTCCTAAATTCCAACTCTTCTATGATGATTACATAacctaaaaaaagaagaaagaaaaaaagaaaaaaaaagaaggaaccATGGTTTTGTGGCCTAAAAGTGGATCAATTCTACATGTGAAACCTTTGATGGAAAAGAACAGCAAACATTATTCCGATATTATCCGCTCTGAGCCTAAGCCAATGGGATGCTTGCGACTTTAAGCCTAAGCCAATGGGAAGCTTGCGACTTTAAATTTATCAGAAATTCAAACCTATATAATGTCAGAATTTTTTTGTCATGGATATCTTATCAGACGAGCGAAGAGGTTCATCAGAAAAGATACGCCTTGTTAGCTACGACTAGCTCTTGCAATGCTGTGCAAAGGATTCTGGCGTCACAATTGCTCTTGTAGAGACAAGACAATGTGTCCAACTCAAACAGCTCTTTCAGCACATTGGGCTCATTCTAGAAATCTTCATCTCCAATCCCACACTGCACTAAACGTTAACCCGCAGCAGTCGCTTTCATCATGGCACCCCTGTTAATCATGTGGTGGGCTTTCTTCGTTAAGGCACCACAAATTAATGGGAATATCATTATTAGCCGCACGGTGACACTTATGTACGTAAATAAAGGAATGACACATGGCCTGTTCTTCCTAGAGTTGTGGGTGATGCCACAGAAAAAGGGCACGAGCCTTTTGGTAGCCAATAACCATAGTCTAATAAGAATGTCATGTAGTGTAAAAGCAAGACGTCGTGAAGGGGAATTAAAGGGATACGTGCCTATCCTTTTCTTATCATAGAATAATTGGCTTCTGATTTCGTAGGAATTTTAACCTAGCTAATGGGATAGAGcattatgtaatttttaaaaatcaaaatagacaATTTCTTGTCACTCTACCTAAACAAACATTTGATTCAGTCCAACCCTTATGTACTTATTTTTGCTCGAAAccattttgtattttaattgcgttaatttaaatattattttttctaaaataaatgaaacgtGGGATCACATCTCTTAGGGAATAACCACTCATGTCTATAGAAACATATTACTTTAATTGAAAACTATCCTAAGTCTCatgggaagaagagaaaaaagagaataaaaaatatagatataaagtataaatttcagaagtggaaaaaaatggtCTCTGGTTTATAAGAACAAATCTGTGAGTTTCATCAGTGTATAAACATAAGGTCTTATAAGGACTAACCAATTAATCCATATTTTGTGTGAATCTGATTGTCATGATTGAAGGtaattgaattttcattttattacttataacttaaaagatttttttctaacaatttCACCATTGTATGACAGCGATGTGTGAATTGTGAACCCAAATTCTGTTATATTACATGAGCTTCTGAATTTAATTGAACCATAACAAAAAGGTTAAATAATAGAGGATTCATTCTGCAAATTAAGGCACCAAACTGGATCAGCAAAGCTCAACTGTAGCCATACCATGTCTTTCAAATCCTTGCAACAAGGTAAAGGAAATAAAGCTTTGCTTTCCTGGAAACGTGAGTTTTAAATGAGGTCTCATTGAATTAGAGACCATCCTTATGTTTTCAATTTGGCAtgatttgagattgaaattGTCGGATTAGTAAATGTAGATTCAGTGTTGCACAGAGCGTCCTTAACTGACACTACGCGTCAGAAAGAACAGCTGAAAATATTCATATTCACTCGACTAAAAGgtttaaaactaaaactaaaactaatcCTTCAAATTGTTACAAAACAGGCTACTGGTAGTGTCCAGATTTGAGTCTGGCCAGGCCCAGGTTTATTAGGGTTGTAACCTGAGAAATTCAGACAAAATCCAAGCCAGACTCAGCCCATCTTGCCCGGATAATTTCGTGCCAAAGCCCATTCCCGGTCCAATAGCTAGCTCGAGACAAGATCCCTAGAACATAGCTCCTTCAAATTTTGTACATTCGAAAGTTACGATGCATGTAATGCATTGCCGCATGttttatgaaacaaaataaTCAGATTGTGCTAAATTCTTGGGACTAAGCTGAGGATTGAATCTCCAGCCTAGCCCGAGCCCTGAAGGACCTGGATCCAGCCCGACTGCTTGCCTAGGCTTAGATGTCGAGCTTGGGAGCTATCTATTTTTGGGCTGCAACTATGTCCTATCCATGGGCCTGGCCGGTAGCTCCATCCATGATTCATCtaatacaacaaaaaaaaaaaaaatatatatttcagaGTCCATTATGGCCGCTAGCACTGTAGCTACTTGTCGGTCCCATCCAATTTGCAAAGCAGATAATAGCTGACACTGCTTAATGTCTACCATGAAATTTTGGTTGTATAATTGCTGCAGCAACAATATGTGTGGCCTATAAGTATCGCACCAACATGCGTGGTCCTGCACAAGGGCTCCTATCTCATCCGACAAGTGCTTTTCCACCTTCGCAGTTCACATCCTTTCTATCAGCCTTTTAGCCTTGAAACAGCCCACCCTGGAAGAAATCTTCCATGCTCTTAAGTTGGCTCTGCACCTTCCCCACATTCATGGATAAATCAAGGGGAAGTTCTTTTTCTACTTGATTTACCAAACAGATCTATTTTAAATTCTTCTCACATCCCCACAACTTTAAATGTGCGCAATTGGAATCCCCTGCATCTTCGAAGGTAGGGTACTAGAGGGACATCAATCATAGAGGAATGATGCAGAACAATGCGTTTAAGATCCACATGAATCTAAGAAATTATAAGTTGCTATcgatgaaacaaaaaataaggcgAAATAGCTTCTGAAGTCCAAAAACCttcaaaaccaaattttaaacagataaagagaaaaatataaatacctAGTACAGTCTACCAGAGTAGCAACTCGTACCTAGTAAAAGAACCAACCAAGAAAACTACATTGCCTCAGCTGCAAATGCACTAAATATACATAGAACCAGTACTATTATGCTAACACATTGGATGCAACAAGATCATCAGTATGCTTCTCTTCCATCACCCTCATTGATCGCATCTTTGAAAGCCCCACCGCTCGGAATCATAGGCAGCACATGCTCTTGATGAGGTACAATCACATCCAGCAAGTATGGTCCTGGAGTCTCCAACATCTTTTTGATTGCCTCTCTAACCTCCGACTTCTTCGTCACTCTTGCAGCAGGTATATCACAGGCTTCAGCAAACTTCAACATGTTGGGAAATATTTCAGCCTCATTAGAGGGGTTCCCCAAATATGTGTGAGCCCTGTTAGCCTTATAGAACCGATCCTCCCACTGAACAACCATACCCAGATGCTGGTTATTCAATAGCATAATCTTAACTGGCAGATTTTCCACCCGAATAGTAGCCAACTCCTGGACATTCATTATAAAGCTTCCGTCGCCATCAATGTCAACTACAACTGCATCAGGTTTGGCAACTGCAGCACCCATAGCAGCAGGCAGCCCAAAACCCATAGCACCTAATCCGCTGGAGGACAGCCACTGACGAGGCCCCTTATACTTGTAAAATTGGGCAGCCCACATCTGATGTTGCCC
Above is a genomic segment from Vitis riparia cultivar Riparia Gloire de Montpellier isolate 1030 chromosome 14, EGFV_Vit.rip_1.0, whole genome shotgun sequence containing:
- the LOC117929838 gene encoding probable methyltransferase At1g27930 gives rise to the protein MKNRRVLFERPWLLTVVIGGMIGAAILINSFGRTSSNSLLCSLSGAYTRPDHSDDSVAQTQLIAILHYATSRVVPQQSLAEIRVSFDVLQSLAPCNFLVYGLGHDSVMWSSFNPKGTTIFLEEDPKWVQTVLKQAPNLLAHTVRYRTHLAEADQLLGSYKSEPACLPPDVRLRDNTACRLALTGLPEEVYDTEWDLIMIDAPRGYFPEAPGRMGAIFTAAVMARARKRQGVTHVFLHDVNRRIEKVYAEEFLCKKNLVKAEGRLWHFAIPSAANDTMTSAFC